The following coding sequences lie in one Thermomicrobium sp. 4228-Ro genomic window:
- the moaD gene encoding molybdopterin converting factor subunit 1, with protein sequence MRVTVRYFAVVRELLGRDSEEQELSEGTTVGQLCEQLIAEQPVLDRLRRSLLVMVNRRYARPDQLLRDGDEVALIPPVSGGSQRFRVGPEPLDVRAVERLVAHPGAGAIVTFVGTVREQARGKRVRSLEYEAYAEAAEEAFAEIASEIAQRWPVLGVAIHHRTGRLEVGEASVVIAVASAHRAEAFEACRYAIERLKQVAPIWKKEVYEDGEVWIGSEALYQELFARPAADPPASEE encoded by the coding sequence ATGCGCGTCACCGTCCGCTATTTCGCGGTCGTCCGCGAGCTCCTCGGCCGGGACAGCGAGGAGCAGGAACTCTCCGAGGGGACGACGGTCGGGCAACTCTGCGAGCAGTTGATCGCCGAGCAGCCGGTCCTCGACCGGCTGCGCCGCTCGCTGCTGGTCATGGTCAACCGGCGCTACGCGCGCCCCGACCAGCTGCTCCGCGACGGCGACGAGGTCGCCCTCATCCCGCCGGTCTCCGGGGGGAGCCAGCGCTTCCGCGTCGGGCCGGAGCCGCTCGACGTGCGCGCGGTCGAGCGCCTGGTCGCGCACCCCGGCGCGGGCGCGATCGTCACCTTCGTCGGGACCGTGCGCGAGCAGGCCCGGGGTAAGCGCGTGCGCTCCCTCGAGTACGAGGCCTACGCCGAGGCTGCCGAGGAAGCGTTCGCGGAGATCGCCAGCGAGATCGCCCAGCGCTGGCCGGTACTCGGCGTCGCCATCCACCACCGGACCGGCCGGCTGGAGGTCGGCGAGGCGAGCGTCGTCATCGCGGTCGCTAGCGCCCACCGGGCCGAAGCGTTCGAGGCTTGCCGCTACGCGATCGAGCGCCTCAAGCAGGTCGCCCCGATCTGGAAGAAGGAAGTCTACGAGGACGGCGAGGTCTGGATCGGGAGCGAGGCGCTCTATCAGGAACTGTTCGCCCGGCCGGCCGCTGACCCGCCTGCGTCGGAGGAGTGA
- the glp gene encoding gephyrin-like molybdotransferase Glp, whose translation MQQTKRMLTPREALDIILGQVQRLPTERVGLLEAAGRVLAEPVVAPEDHPPFPAATMDGFAVVHDDTSPWREIIGEQFAGHVIDVTVTPGTAVRITTGAPLPPGADAVVPVEDVELVDDHVVIRREDVRPGENVRPVGVDIRRGELVIPAGTLLGPAEIGLLASLGIASVPVARRPRVSVLSTGDELVEPDAPLGPGQIRDSNRFMLVAAARQAGAEVVWSGRGPDDVEQLTALLRERIAESDVVVSSGGVSVGERDLISAALRRLGTVHIERLFMKPGKPFHFVTAGSTLLFGLPGNPVSALVGFELFVATALRAMTGQQPVEPELVTVVLEHDIEPGDRIEYQRAAVRCDADGVLRARNTGPQASARLLSAVGANAYLVVPPRAEPYRVGERLSAVLRGPVRGLAARS comes from the coding sequence ATGCAGCAGACGAAGCGGATGCTCACACCTCGCGAAGCGTTGGACATCATCCTCGGGCAGGTCCAGCGTCTCCCGACCGAACGGGTCGGGCTCCTGGAGGCGGCCGGTCGCGTCCTCGCCGAGCCGGTCGTGGCGCCCGAGGACCACCCACCGTTCCCGGCAGCGACGATGGACGGCTTCGCGGTGGTCCACGACGATACCTCGCCGTGGCGGGAGATCATCGGTGAGCAGTTCGCGGGTCACGTCATCGACGTGACGGTCACCCCCGGTACGGCAGTGCGCATCACGACCGGCGCGCCGCTGCCGCCCGGTGCCGACGCGGTCGTCCCGGTCGAAGACGTCGAGCTGGTCGACGACCACGTGGTGATCCGCCGCGAGGACGTCCGGCCGGGCGAGAACGTGCGGCCGGTGGGCGTCGATATCCGCCGCGGCGAGCTGGTGATTCCTGCTGGCACGCTGCTCGGCCCGGCTGAGATCGGCCTGCTGGCGAGTCTCGGGATCGCCTCGGTGCCGGTCGCGCGCCGCCCGCGTGTTTCCGTCCTGAGCACGGGTGACGAGCTGGTCGAGCCGGACGCCCCGCTCGGTCCGGGGCAGATCCGCGACTCGAACCGCTTCATGCTGGTCGCCGCTGCGCGCCAGGCCGGTGCCGAGGTGGTCTGGTCCGGTCGCGGGCCGGACGACGTCGAGCAGCTCACCGCGCTCCTGCGCGAGCGGATCGCCGAGAGCGACGTCGTCGTCTCCTCGGGCGGTGTGTCGGTGGGCGAGCGGGACCTCATCAGCGCGGCGCTGCGGCGGCTCGGGACGGTGCACATCGAGCGGCTCTTCATGAAGCCTGGCAAGCCGTTCCACTTCGTGACGGCCGGCTCGACGCTCCTGTTCGGCCTGCCGGGGAACCCGGTCTCGGCGCTGGTCGGCTTCGAGCTCTTCGTGGCGACGGCCTTGCGGGCGATGACGGGCCAGCAGCCGGTCGAGCCGGAGCTCGTCACGGTCGTCCTCGAGCACGACATCGAGCCGGGCGACCGGATCGAGTACCAGCGGGCGGCCGTGCGCTGCGACGCCGACGGCGTGCTGCGGGCGCGCAACACCGGCCCCCAGGCCTCGGCGCGGCTCCTCTCGGCGGTCGGCGCCAACGCCTACCTCGTCGTCCCACCGCGGGCCGAACCGTACCGCGTGGGCGAGCGCCTGTCGGCGGTCCTGCGCGGCCCGGTACGCGGGCTCGCGGCCCGGTCGTGA
- a CDS encoding RelA/SpoT family protein — translation MVTPVPRESGYQDEPIRQAGVPAVVGDAPAWEEVAPELEKRLPGADLDLIRRAYEFARAAHAGARRRSGEPYLCHPLAVALILADMQLDQETVAAALLHDVLEDTDVTLEQLQETFGPRVARLVDGVTKLSKIRWSPEDEPLSLEREKVRQAESLRKMLLAMAEDVGVVLIKLADRLHNMRTLEHLPPEKQRRIARETMEIYAPLANRLGIGHLKAELEDLAFKYLEPQTYEAIAKALESRGHDRERYLQQVIAQVKQALAEAGIRAVVTGREKHIASIARKMRQKQRSFDEIYDVLGIRVIVDEQRDCYAALGVIHGMWHPIPGEFDDYIATPKENLYRSLHTAVIGPGGIPLEVQIRTHEMHREAEYGIAAHWRYKEQLRADSGDRSIEAKIAWFRQILEWRDELLDAQEFVDSVKQDLLPEMIYVFTPKGDVIELPAGATPIDFAYRIHTEVGHQCIGAKVNGQIVPLNYKLQNGQVVQIITSKSRTGPSRDWLIPSNGYVTTASAREKIRQWFRKQEREENIAHGRHLLEQELRRLGIDMKPEEVLKLFPRYQKLEDFLAAIGYGAITPQQLAARIAEHEDQKARAAATATPAAPPPLQVTGLRDLLTRLANCCKPVYGDPIVGFITRGRGITVHRADCPNVLHTSEPERIIPVSWGETPQHYPVTVRIEAWDRVGLLRDVTTLVADEGLNALSVLTNVHDDRTVTILMTLEVASVQQLSRVLQKLEQVKDVYDVRRVTDGEAAPTR, via the coding sequence ATGGTCACTCCCGTACCCCGCGAGAGCGGTTACCAGGACGAGCCCATCCGGCAGGCGGGCGTTCCGGCGGTCGTCGGTGACGCGCCGGCCTGGGAGGAGGTGGCGCCCGAACTCGAGAAGCGGCTGCCCGGCGCCGACCTCGACCTGATCCGCCGCGCCTACGAGTTCGCGCGCGCCGCCCACGCTGGTGCCCGCCGGCGCTCCGGTGAACCGTACCTGTGCCACCCGCTCGCCGTCGCGCTCATCCTGGCCGATATGCAGCTCGACCAGGAGACGGTCGCCGCCGCACTCCTGCACGACGTGCTGGAGGACACCGACGTCACGCTCGAGCAATTGCAGGAGACCTTCGGCCCGCGGGTCGCCCGGCTGGTCGATGGCGTGACCAAGCTGAGCAAGATCCGCTGGAGCCCGGAGGACGAGCCGCTGAGCCTCGAGCGGGAGAAGGTCCGCCAGGCCGAAAGCCTGCGCAAGATGCTCCTGGCGATGGCCGAAGACGTCGGTGTGGTGCTGATCAAGCTGGCCGACCGGCTCCACAATATGCGGACGCTCGAGCACCTGCCGCCGGAAAAGCAGCGGCGCATCGCCCGCGAGACGATGGAGATCTACGCGCCGCTCGCCAACCGCCTCGGCATCGGGCACCTCAAGGCGGAGCTGGAGGACCTGGCGTTCAAGTACCTGGAGCCGCAGACCTACGAGGCGATCGCCAAGGCGCTCGAGTCGCGCGGGCACGACCGCGAGCGCTACCTCCAGCAGGTGATCGCGCAGGTCAAGCAGGCGCTGGCCGAAGCGGGTATCCGGGCCGTCGTGACCGGGCGCGAGAAGCACATCGCCTCCATCGCCCGCAAGATGCGCCAGAAGCAGCGCAGCTTCGACGAGATCTACGACGTGCTCGGCATCCGGGTGATCGTCGACGAGCAGCGGGACTGCTACGCAGCGCTCGGCGTGATCCACGGCATGTGGCACCCGATCCCCGGGGAGTTCGACGACTACATCGCGACACCGAAGGAAAACCTCTACCGCTCGCTGCACACGGCGGTGATCGGTCCCGGTGGTATCCCGCTGGAAGTGCAGATCCGGACGCACGAGATGCACCGGGAGGCCGAGTACGGCATCGCTGCCCACTGGCGCTACAAGGAACAGCTGCGCGCCGACAGCGGAGACCGCTCGATCGAGGCGAAGATCGCCTGGTTCCGCCAGATCCTCGAGTGGCGCGACGAGTTGCTCGACGCCCAGGAGTTCGTCGATTCGGTCAAGCAGGACCTCCTACCGGAGATGATCTACGTCTTCACGCCGAAAGGCGACGTGATCGAGCTCCCGGCCGGCGCCACACCGATCGACTTCGCCTATCGCATCCATACCGAGGTCGGCCACCAGTGCATCGGCGCCAAGGTGAACGGGCAGATCGTCCCGCTCAACTACAAGCTGCAGAACGGGCAGGTGGTGCAGATCATCACCTCCAAGTCGCGCACCGGCCCGAGCCGGGACTGGCTCATCCCGAGCAACGGCTACGTGACGACCGCCTCCGCCCGCGAGAAGATCCGGCAGTGGTTCCGCAAGCAGGAACGCGAGGAGAACATCGCCCACGGCCGGCACTTGCTCGAGCAGGAACTCCGCCGGTTGGGGATCGACATGAAGCCGGAGGAGGTCCTCAAGCTGTTCCCGCGCTACCAGAAGCTCGAGGACTTCCTGGCCGCGATCGGGTACGGGGCGATCACGCCCCAGCAGCTCGCTGCCCGCATCGCCGAGCACGAGGACCAGAAGGCGCGCGCCGCTGCGACCGCCACGCCGGCGGCACCCCCGCCGCTGCAGGTCACCGGGCTGCGCGACCTGCTCACCCGGCTGGCCAACTGCTGCAAGCCGGTCTACGGTGACCCGATCGTCGGCTTCATCACGCGCGGGCGCGGCATCACCGTGCACCGGGCCGACTGCCCGAACGTCCTGCACACGAGCGAGCCGGAGCGGATCATCCCGGTCAGCTGGGGCGAGACACCCCAGCACTATCCGGTCACGGTCCGCATCGAAGCCTGGGACCGCGTCGGCCTCCTGCGCGACGTGACGACGCTCGTCGCCGACGAGGGACTGAACGCGCTGTCGGTCCTCACCAACGTCCACGACGACCGGACCGTGACGATCCTCATGACGCTGGAGGTCGCCAGCGTCCAGCAGCTCAGCCGCGTCCTGCAGAAGCTCGAGCAGGTCAAGGACGTCTACGACGTCCGGCGCGTCACCGACGGCGAGGCGGCCCCCACCCGCTGA
- the obgE gene encoding GTPase ObgE, whose protein sequence is MFYDLAKISVKAGNGGDGAVSFHREKYVPRGGPDGGDGGRGGNVYLRVDPSLNTLLPFSYQQHFRAENGQPGQGNRKSGRDGADLYIDVPPGTVVIDEATGEVLGDLVEPGEVLLVARGGLGGRGNWHFATPSRQVPRFAEKGEPGEERWLRLELKLLADVGLVGLPNAGKSTLLAAVSAARPKIADYPFTTLEPMLGVVSVPGRDGGSFVLADLPGLIAGASRGAGLGHEFLRHVERTRLLIHVLDGSGGPEGRDPLEDFHTINAELAAYSAALAGKPQIVAVNKMDLPEAQANWPRLAEALRALGYAVYPISAATGQGVGELVLATWRRLREIPKPERVAPPVRTHRVYTLDRSQERWEAVRLAPHRFALRGPKIERLTLMTDFSNPEAAERYQRLLARWGISRRLSALGIQPGDIVEVAGRELVWEPELAEAERTPPRRRRLTKRERLLKRAGLLEEPEEEIGEQ, encoded by the coding sequence ATGTTCTACGACCTGGCGAAGATCTCCGTCAAAGCAGGCAACGGAGGCGACGGTGCCGTCAGCTTCCACCGCGAGAAGTACGTGCCGCGCGGTGGTCCCGACGGCGGCGACGGTGGCCGCGGTGGGAACGTCTATCTCCGGGTCGACCCGTCGCTCAACACGCTGCTCCCGTTCAGTTACCAGCAGCACTTCCGGGCGGAGAACGGGCAGCCCGGTCAGGGCAACCGGAAGAGCGGTCGCGACGGCGCCGACCTCTACATCGACGTCCCGCCTGGAACCGTCGTGATCGACGAAGCGACGGGCGAGGTGCTGGGTGACCTGGTCGAGCCGGGCGAGGTGCTGCTCGTGGCGCGCGGTGGACTGGGTGGGCGCGGCAACTGGCACTTCGCCACGCCGAGCCGGCAAGTACCGCGGTTCGCCGAGAAGGGCGAACCGGGCGAGGAGCGCTGGCTGCGGCTCGAGCTCAAGCTGCTGGCCGATGTCGGCCTCGTCGGCTTGCCCAACGCCGGCAAGTCGACGCTCCTGGCGGCGGTGAGCGCGGCGCGGCCGAAGATCGCCGACTACCCGTTCACGACGCTCGAACCGATGCTCGGCGTCGTGAGCGTACCCGGACGGGACGGTGGGTCGTTCGTGCTGGCTGACCTTCCCGGTCTCATCGCTGGTGCCTCGCGCGGGGCCGGGCTCGGGCACGAGTTCCTCCGGCACGTCGAGCGGACGCGCCTGCTCATCCACGTGCTCGACGGTTCCGGTGGGCCGGAGGGGCGTGACCCGCTGGAGGACTTCCACACGATCAACGCCGAGCTGGCGGCCTACTCAGCGGCGCTGGCGGGCAAGCCGCAGATCGTCGCCGTGAACAAGATGGACCTGCCGGAGGCGCAAGCCAACTGGCCGCGCCTGGCCGAGGCGCTCCGCGCGCTCGGTTACGCGGTGTACCCGATCTCGGCGGCGACCGGTCAAGGCGTCGGCGAGCTCGTCCTGGCCACCTGGCGCCGCCTCCGCGAGATCCCGAAGCCGGAACGGGTCGCGCCGCCGGTACGGACGCACCGCGTCTACACGCTCGACCGTTCGCAGGAACGGTGGGAAGCGGTCCGGCTGGCGCCGCACCGGTTCGCGCTCCGCGGCCCGAAGATCGAGCGGCTGACGCTGATGACCGATTTCTCCAACCCCGAGGCGGCCGAGCGCTACCAGCGCTTGCTGGCACGTTGGGGCATCTCGCGTCGGCTCAGTGCACTGGGCATCCAGCCGGGCGATATCGTCGAGGTGGCCGGTCGCGAGCTGGTCTGGGAGCCGGAGCTGGCCGAGGCCGAGCGGACACCGCCGCGCCGGCGCCGTCTGACCAAGCGCGAGCGGCTGCTCAAGCGGGCGGGTCTCCTCGAAGAACCGGAAGAAGAGATCGGGGAGCAGTGA
- a CDS encoding ABC-F family ATP-binding cassette domain-containing protein — protein MPETILTVEDVAKSYGAHTLFTGVRFQVLERERVGLVGPNGAGKSTLLRIIAGEETPDDGRIVLQRGLRLGYVPQEGSVPPGCTVLEAALEACAPVRALEGQLLALAEQLAAARNPEEQAQLLAAYERVSLRFEAAGGYDLEVRARQVLAGIGFGEEQLARPVEQLSGGQRTRLALARALLADPDLLLLDEPTNHLDLAALDWLETFLQRWRGAVLVVSHDRYFLDQVTSRTLELAFGRLEEYPGNYSRYLELRAERFAERLAAYEAQQAYIRKEEAFIQRYRAGQRAREARGRATKLARLERLERPREAERLQLTLRASRSSSRTVLTTTPLTIGYPGRPLFRTPELAVQRGDRIAIVGPNGVGKSTLLRTLVGELPPLEGSLRYGNNVKPAYLEQEPRLDEERTVLETLMRRHLFSEAEARRFAAHFLFEGDDVFKPVGALSGGERRRLALALLTLERADLLLLDEPTNHLDLPSREALETVLDDFAGTIVFVSHDRYFIDRLATAVWAIEDGRLAVSLGNYSDYQRATQRQSSLLPEERPAHQRQTVPAPSRRTRSPRQIERELAQAERAIEELEARLRQLADDLDEATARQDVEAVAELGATYERLQAEIDQAYAHWERLQDELAALQVGGEL, from the coding sequence ATGCCGGAAACGATCCTCACGGTCGAGGACGTCGCCAAGTCGTACGGAGCCCACACGCTGTTCACCGGCGTGCGGTTCCAGGTGCTCGAACGCGAGCGCGTCGGTCTGGTCGGACCGAACGGCGCTGGCAAGAGCACGCTGCTCCGCATCATCGCTGGAGAGGAAACGCCCGATGACGGGAGGATCGTCCTCCAGCGCGGACTCCGCCTCGGCTACGTCCCCCAAGAGGGATCGGTTCCTCCCGGTTGTACGGTGCTCGAGGCAGCCCTGGAGGCATGCGCGCCGGTCCGCGCTCTCGAAGGCCAGCTCTTAGCACTGGCAGAGCAGCTGGCAGCAGCGCGGAATCCGGAGGAGCAAGCCCAGCTCCTCGCTGCCTACGAACGGGTGAGTCTCCGCTTCGAAGCCGCCGGTGGCTACGACCTGGAGGTCCGCGCACGGCAGGTCCTGGCCGGGATCGGGTTCGGCGAGGAGCAGCTCGCCAGGCCGGTCGAGCAGCTGAGCGGCGGGCAACGGACACGCCTCGCGCTCGCCCGTGCCTTGCTCGCCGATCCGGATCTCCTGTTGCTCGACGAGCCGACCAATCACCTCGACCTCGCTGCCCTGGACTGGCTCGAGACCTTCCTCCAGCGCTGGCGCGGCGCGGTACTCGTCGTGTCGCACGACCGCTACTTCCTCGACCAGGTCACCAGCCGCACGCTGGAGCTGGCGTTCGGGCGGCTGGAGGAGTATCCGGGGAATTACTCGCGGTATCTGGAGCTGCGCGCCGAGCGGTTCGCTGAACGACTGGCGGCCTACGAAGCGCAGCAGGCCTATATCCGCAAGGAAGAAGCCTTCATCCAGCGCTACCGCGCCGGGCAGCGGGCCCGCGAGGCACGCGGCCGTGCGACGAAACTGGCTCGGCTGGAACGGCTCGAACGACCGCGCGAAGCGGAACGCTTGCAGCTCACGCTGCGGGCGAGTAGGTCCAGCAGTCGCACCGTGCTGACCACCACGCCGCTGACGATCGGCTATCCCGGTCGCCCCCTCTTCCGGACACCCGAGCTCGCTGTCCAGCGGGGTGATCGGATCGCGATCGTCGGTCCCAACGGGGTCGGCAAGAGCACTTTGCTCCGTACCCTGGTCGGGGAGCTTCCGCCGCTGGAGGGTTCGCTGCGCTATGGCAACAACGTCAAACCGGCCTACTTGGAGCAGGAACCGCGACTCGACGAAGAGCGCACGGTCCTGGAAACGCTGATGCGCCGCCACCTCTTCAGCGAAGCGGAAGCCCGACGGTTCGCTGCGCACTTCCTGTTCGAGGGAGACGACGTCTTCAAGCCAGTCGGTGCCCTCAGCGGCGGTGAGCGCCGTCGCCTGGCGCTCGCGCTGCTGACGCTCGAACGAGCCGACCTGCTGCTCCTCGACGAGCCGACCAATCACCTCGATCTTCCCAGCCGCGAAGCGCTCGAGACGGTCCTCGACGACTTCGCGGGGACGATCGTGTTCGTCTCGCACGACCGGTATTTCATCGACCGGCTCGCGACTGCCGTCTGGGCGATCGAGGACGGGCGGCTCGCCGTCTCGCTCGGGAACTACAGCGACTACCAGCGAGCGACGCAACGGCAGTCCTCGCTGCTGCCCGAGGAGCGGCCGGCCCACCAGCGCCAGACGGTACCGGCCCCATCCCGGCGTACCCGCTCACCACGCCAGATCGAGCGCGAGCTGGCCCAGGCCGAGCGAGCGATCGAAGAACTGGAGGCTCGACTGCGCCAGCTCGCTGACGACCTCGACGAGGCGACCGCGCGCCAGGACGTCGAGGCTGTCGCCGAGCTCGGTGCCACCTACGAGCGGCTGCAGGCAGAGATCGACCAGGCCTACGCGCACTGGGAACGGCTGCAGGACGAACTCGCCGCACTGCAGGTCGGGGGAGAGCTGTGA
- the coaE gene encoding dephospho-CoA kinase (Dephospho-CoA kinase (CoaE) performs the final step in coenzyme A biosynthesis.), producing MTRKRPYVIGITGNIACGKSLVVRELAACGAETVDADEVAREVTGPGSPVLAAIAQEFGAEVLRPDGSLDRRALGAIVFRDPEALRRLEAITHPAIVAEIRRRVAESRRPVVVIDAIKLFESSLARDCDEVWVVTCRPEQQLARLMARNGLSEEEALTRIRAQPPQEEKVARADRVIDNSGSIEETRRQVAALWQDVLARIGCTDDPALAGPAAPSYTAAEQRSDREENGRDASAETDPDP from the coding sequence GTGACGCGGAAACGCCCGTACGTGATCGGGATCACCGGGAATATCGCGTGCGGCAAGTCGCTGGTCGTCCGCGAGCTGGCCGCATGCGGCGCCGAGACGGTCGATGCCGACGAGGTCGCACGCGAGGTGACCGGACCAGGCAGCCCTGTCCTGGCTGCGATCGCCCAGGAGTTCGGTGCCGAGGTCCTGCGGCCGGACGGTTCGCTCGACCGGCGCGCGCTCGGTGCGATCGTTTTCCGGGACCCCGAGGCGCTCCGACGACTGGAGGCGATCACCCACCCAGCCATCGTGGCCGAGATCCGCCGGCGCGTGGCCGAGAGCAGGCGACCGGTCGTGGTCATCGACGCGATCAAATTGTTCGAATCGAGTCTCGCCCGCGACTGCGATGAGGTCTGGGTCGTCACCTGCCGACCGGAGCAACAACTGGCCAGACTTATGGCACGGAACGGTTTGAGCGAGGAAGAAGCACTGACGCGCATCCGGGCACAGCCGCCCCAGGAGGAGAAAGTCGCTCGAGCGGACCGGGTCATCGACAACAGCGGATCGATCGAAGAGACCCGCCGCCAGGTCGCAGCGCTCTGGCAGGACGTCCTCGCCAGGATCGGGTGCACGGACGACCCGGCGCTTGCTGGGCCAGCGGCCCCCTCGTACACTGCCGCCGAGCAGCGCAGCGATCGAGAGGAGAACGGCCGCGATGCCTCGGCGGAAACCGACCCTGACCCCTGA
- a CDS encoding dipeptidase: MPRRKPTLTPEEARALHAEALVIDSQQPPITTGALFTPRMRALVQEYARLGRTRAEVQPVLEALVVRELRESADARAAYLDLWNRSGVTVACGTFSGPGPISQAFEQAVRRIAQAHAIVDILADQLLLVREAADIERAHREGKHGIVIDFQDTLAFADDLDRIELFHNLGLRMVQLTYNLQNLVGDGCTERYQGGLTTFGIEVVRRLNELRILVDISHCSEQVGWDALAVSTQPVVVSHSAAKALSGHPRAKSDELARAVAQRGGYFGVVVVPGFISSQPRATLDDFVRHVEHLVDVCGIDHVGIGTDKMGPPSSRTGSLIEYPPEMPAALPGAFDWTGFRLAEHRLTPEYRLEGYETFADWPNLTVALAQAGFTEEELRKLLGLNFLRVFREVVG; this comes from the coding sequence ATGCCTCGGCGGAAACCGACCCTGACCCCTGAGGAAGCCCGTGCCCTGCACGCCGAAGCGCTCGTCATCGATTCCCAGCAACCGCCGATCACGACCGGTGCCCTCTTCACGCCCCGCATGCGGGCGCTCGTGCAGGAATACGCCCGGCTCGGTCGCACCCGCGCCGAAGTCCAGCCCGTCCTCGAAGCGCTGGTCGTGCGCGAGCTGCGCGAGTCCGCCGACGCCAGGGCAGCCTATCTCGATCTCTGGAACCGTTCCGGGGTCACCGTCGCCTGCGGGACCTTTTCCGGACCAGGGCCGATCAGCCAGGCCTTCGAGCAAGCGGTGCGGCGGATCGCCCAGGCCCACGCCATCGTCGATATCCTCGCCGACCAGCTGCTGCTCGTTCGCGAAGCCGCCGATATCGAGCGGGCGCACCGCGAGGGGAAGCACGGGATCGTCATCGATTTCCAGGACACGCTCGCCTTCGCCGACGACCTCGATCGGATCGAGCTGTTCCACAATCTCGGCCTGCGCATGGTGCAGCTCACCTACAACTTGCAGAACCTGGTCGGCGATGGCTGCACGGAGCGCTACCAGGGCGGGTTGACGACCTTCGGCATCGAGGTCGTCCGGCGCTTGAACGAGCTGCGGATCCTGGTCGATATCAGTCACTGCAGCGAGCAGGTCGGATGGGACGCGCTCGCGGTCTCCACCCAACCGGTCGTCGTCTCGCACTCGGCAGCGAAGGCGCTCTCCGGGCACCCACGGGCGAAGTCGGACGAGCTGGCTCGTGCCGTCGCCCAACGAGGTGGGTATTTCGGCGTCGTGGTGGTGCCGGGATTCATCAGTAGCCAACCCCGAGCGACGCTGGACGATTTCGTCCGGCACGTCGAGCACCTCGTCGACGTCTGCGGGATCGACCACGTCGGCATCGGCACGGACAAGATGGGGCCGCCGAGTTCGCGGACCGGTTCGCTCATCGAGTATCCGCCGGAGATGCCTGCTGCGCTGCCCGGCGCGTTCGACTGGACCGGTTTCCGGCTGGCCGAGCACCGCTTGACGCCCGAATACCGCCTCGAGGGCTACGAGACGTTCGCCGACTGGCCCAACTTGACGGTCGCGCTCGCGCAGGCCGGCTTCACCGAAGAGGAATTGCGGAAACTCCTCGGCCTCAACTTCCTCCGCGTCTTCCGGGAGGTCGTCGGGTGA
- a CDS encoding site-2 protease family protein, which produces MEASIRLGRIRGIEIGLHYSWLLVFALLTYSLAAGVFPSWYPGWNPGTYWAVGALSSLLLFASVLAHELGHSLVAQSRGVPVVSIVLFIFGGVAQLADEARRARDEFLIAVAGPLVSLVIGTGSILLWQPVEGVNQQLGAVLEYLGWANLILVAFNSIPAYPLDGGRVLRAVLWGAMRNVLRATRIAAGIGVAIGFLFMAGGLFLVFRSPLSGIWLIALGWFLQNAAQQSYQQLVIRRFFEGVRVGQLMDPDPPTIAPDLTIDQLVDALLAYNVRSFPVVEDGRLVGIVTLTDVRHAPRAEWPVRRVRDLMTPRERLITATPDDDLERVLRLMAAHEIHQVPVVDDSRLLGLLTRNALLRFLQLRQEVARTPDEVAAIYAEQRRARNLPRITD; this is translated from the coding sequence GTGGAAGCATCGATTCGTTTGGGCCGGATCCGTGGCATCGAGATCGGGTTGCACTACAGCTGGCTTCTCGTTTTCGCTTTGCTGACCTACTCGCTCGCTGCTGGTGTGTTCCCGAGCTGGTACCCTGGCTGGAACCCTGGAACCTATTGGGCAGTCGGCGCCCTGTCGAGTCTGCTGCTCTTCGCTTCCGTGCTCGCCCATGAGCTCGGGCACTCGCTCGTCGCGCAATCGCGCGGCGTACCGGTCGTCAGCATCGTCCTCTTCATCTTCGGTGGTGTTGCTCAGCTGGCTGACGAGGCACGGCGTGCCCGCGACGAGTTTTTGATCGCTGTCGCTGGCCCGCTGGTGAGCCTGGTCATCGGCACGGGGTCGATCCTGCTCTGGCAACCGGTCGAGGGCGTCAACCAGCAACTCGGAGCGGTTCTCGAGTACCTGGGCTGGGCCAACCTGATCTTGGTGGCATTCAACTCGATCCCGGCCTACCCGCTGGACGGCGGTCGCGTGCTGCGTGCCGTCCTGTGGGGGGCGATGCGCAACGTCCTCCGGGCAACGCGGATCGCTGCCGGCATCGGGGTCGCGATCGGGTTCCTCTTCATGGCCGGTGGGCTGTTCCTGGTGTTCCGTTCGCCGCTATCCGGTATCTGGCTCATCGCTCTCGGCTGGTTCTTGCAGAACGCGGCCCAGCAGTCCTACCAGCAGCTGGTCATCCGGCGCTTCTTCGAGGGTGTCCGTGTCGGTCAGCTGATGGATCCCGACCCGCCGACCATCGCTCCCGATCTCACGATCGATCAGCTGGTCGACGCGTTGCTCGCCTACAACGTGCGAAGCTTCCCCGTCGTCGAGGACGGCCGGCTGGTCGGTATCGTGACCCTGACCGACGTGCGCCACGCACCGCGCGCGGAGTGGCCGGTGCGTCGTGTCCGCGACCTGATGACGCCACGCGAGCGCTTGATCACCGCGACACCTGACGACGACCTCGAGCGCGTGTTGCGCTTGATGGCAGCGCACGAGATCCATCAAGTGCCCGTCGTCGATGACAGCCGACTCCTCGGCCTCCTCACGCGCAACGCCTTGCTGCGCTTCCTGCAACTCCGGCAGGAAGTCGCGCGCACACCGGACGAAGTGGCCGCGATCTACGCCGAGCAGCGGCGCGCACGCAACCTGCCGCGGATTACGGACTGA